In Methanosarcina barkeri MS, a single window of DNA contains:
- a CDS encoding pentapeptide repeat-containing protein: MRASEGANLERAYLCGADLTGTNLNGANIKGANFKGANLEGADFTEVDFEEDNIDDSLFPELFNKHNLTIDQLSNIKSLYGAKNLNHELETLRKNRPELFEETDDHKWYRENFIQFKS; this comes from the coding sequence TTGAGAGCCTCTGAAGGAGCTAACCTTGAAAGAGCTTACCTTTGTGGAGCAGATCTAACAGGAACTAACCTTAATGGGGCTAATATTAAAGGAGCTAACTTTAAAGGGGCTAACCTTGAAGGAGCTGATTTTACAGAGGTTGACTTTGAAGAGGATAATATCGATGATTCATTATTCCCTGAGCTTTTCAATAAACATAACTTAACCATCGACCAACTTTCTAACATAAAATCGCTTTATGGAGCAAAAAACTTGAATCATGAACTCGAAACACTAAGAAAGAATCGCCCTGAACTTTTTGAAGAGACAGATGACCATAAATGGTATAGAGAAAACTTTATTCAGTTTAAATCATAA
- a CDS encoding ATP-binding protein: MAEAANRTKSEFLVNMKGDMVEITVTDTGIGIKPEDQGKLFKPFSQVDSFLSKQYQGTGLGQFAG, encoded by the coding sequence ATTGCAGAAGCCGCAAACCGTACCAAGAGCGAATTTCTGGTGAATATGAAGGGAGATATGGTAGAAATAACTGTCACAGATACAGGAATTGGGATTAAACCTGAGGACCAGGGTAAACTTTTCAAGCCTTTCAGCCAGGTTGATTCCTTTTTGTCCAAGCAATATCAAGGAACCGGGCTGGGGCAATTCGCTGGTTAA
- a CDS encoding transposase yields MSKNSMLYKGVLFEDSFDNYLSRESTSICQFLYFLCIDDIAKHVERTFYTNKSWHFKYSVSSMIKLFVVKCFRQLSYDKTISSLTEEEAILLSFYDENGQIKLPSGGTLHHFMKYRLGEKGVNEIMMLIGEKILKLSQEKEAKIDSTPLEASRYDKHADYNPHYECKMDKAHITMVGTYPIFMTHTKGLSGDSPELIDHIEALKNMNANLEFYSADGGYDSFLNHSDIWYNLNAKPIISYASNAVINQEGEEERIDHWVNKKWKLGGDIHAPMENKLRFLYEIGRKEQVGMYLRNQNIRDETFDDQYKKRAECEKIHGHIKGTVKFDIRRVRNQSRKLYSLLSFIAYQLLVLTEMQNKVEDKNSFGRYF; encoded by the coding sequence ATGTCAAAAAACAGTATGTTATACAAAGGAGTCCTCTTTGAGGACTCCTTCGATAATTATTTGAGCAGAGAAAGTACTTCAATTTGCCAATTCCTGTACTTTCTTTGCATTGACGATATTGCAAAGCACGTCGAACGTACTTTTTACACCAACAAAAGTTGGCACTTTAAGTACAGTGTTTCTTCTATGATAAAACTGTTTGTTGTGAAGTGTTTCAGGCAACTCTCATATGATAAAACCATTTCTTCCTTAACAGAAGAAGAAGCTATCCTGCTTTCTTTTTATGATGAAAATGGCCAGATTAAACTTCCTTCAGGTGGAACCCTTCATCATTTTATGAAGTATAGACTTGGAGAAAAAGGAGTCAATGAGATAATGATGCTTATAGGTGAGAAAATTCTCAAACTTTCTCAGGAAAAGGAAGCAAAAATTGATTCCACTCCACTTGAAGCTTCAAGATACGACAAACATGCTGATTATAATCCTCATTATGAATGCAAAATGGATAAGGCACATATTACAATGGTTGGAACTTATCCAATTTTCATGACTCATACAAAAGGACTTTCTGGTGACTCTCCAGAACTTATCGACCATATTGAGGCTCTAAAGAACATGAACGCTAATCTGGAATTTTATTCTGCTGACGGAGGTTATGATTCATTCCTCAATCATTCTGATATTTGGTATAATCTGAACGCAAAACCGATTATTTCCTACGCTTCAAATGCAGTAATCAATCAAGAAGGTGAAGAGGAACGAATCGATCACTGGGTGAATAAAAAGTGGAAACTCGGTGGAGATATTCATGCACCAATGGAAAACAAACTCAGATTTCTATATGAAATTGGAAGGAAAGAACAGGTAGGAATGTACCTAAGAAACCAAAATATCAGAGATGAGACTTTTGATGATCAGTATAAAAAGAGAGCTGAATGTGAAAAGATACATGGACATATTAAAGGTACAGTAAAGTTCGATATCAGAAGAGTGAGAAATCAGAGTAGAAAACTCTACTCTCTATTGAGTTTCATAGCATATCAACTACTGGTGTTGACAGAAATGCAAAATAAAGTTGAGGATAAGAATTCGTTTGGGAGATACTTTTAA
- a CDS encoding pyridoxamine 5'-phosphate oxidase family protein — translation MAEELKDKIYEYLSNHYYLNLATVSPQGRPMAHTMAYVSEDAVVYVATNKNTRKVQNIMQNPYVAYTVDEDDPDWFEMKALQIEGKASIVANENELREVGEIMAAKFPVAADMPPDPESIMIKIEPEVIYYLDYSIKFGYREQVNL, via the coding sequence ATGGCAGAAGAGCTTAAAGATAAGATTTACGAGTACCTTTCAAATCATTACTACCTGAACCTTGCAACCGTAAGTCCGCAGGGCAGGCCAATGGCCCATACAATGGCATATGTATCCGAAGACGCTGTTGTATACGTGGCAACCAATAAGAATACCCGGAAAGTCCAGAATATTATGCAAAATCCTTATGTAGCATATACTGTCGACGAGGATGATCCAGATTGGTTTGAGATGAAAGCCCTTCAGATTGAAGGCAAGGCATCAATAGTTGCCAATGAAAATGAATTACGAGAAGTAGGGGAAATAATGGCAGCCAAATTTCCGGTTGCTGCAGACATGCCCCCTGACCCGGAGAGTATCATGATAAAAATTGAGCCAGAAGTTATCTATTATCTTGATTACAGCATTAAGTTCGGGTACAGGGAGCAGGTGAACCTATAA
- a CDS encoding pentapeptide repeat-containing protein — MKKSYQTIGLILLAAGLLMWWYFPQWQVNQLNISMNNTVERANLENQYRITIIQTLGSLVVIAGLFFTYEKILTLKDGQVTERFTNAIEQLGKDQLELKLGGIYALERIANESESDYWPIMEILTAYVRKNSSAEIFENKKITYLSMDIQANESTTKEVLETKKVPLDIQAVLTVLGRRKKSFNGGETYLANLQKSRFPAVLMILERCKKYFNCGEVNRLNLQGACLQDVDLEKAHLEGANLRKAHLEGADLRKAHLKGADLYGANLIEAKLEGANLERANLEGANFKGANLQGANLKGADFTEICFSGNSIIKEANFEEAHLEGANLKKAYLCEANLKKAHFEGANLEGESQISF; from the coding sequence ATGAAGAAAAGTTATCAGACAATTGGCTTAATTCTTCTCGCCGCTGGGTTGTTGATGTGGTGGTATTTTCCACAATGGCAAGTTAATCAACTCAATATCAGCATGAACAACACAGTAGAGAGAGCGAATTTAGAAAACCAGTATCGTATAACTATTATCCAGACGCTTGGAAGCCTTGTGGTCATAGCTGGGCTTTTTTTTACTTACGAAAAAATTCTAACGCTTAAGGATGGTCAGGTCACTGAGCGTTTTACTAACGCGATCGAACAACTAGGAAAGGATCAGTTGGAATTAAAATTGGGTGGGATATATGCCCTTGAAAGAATTGCAAATGAATCTGAAAGTGACTATTGGCCAATTATGGAAATTCTAACAGCTTACGTTAGAAAGAATTCGAGTGCTGAAATATTTGAAAATAAAAAAATTACATACCTCTCCATGGATATTCAAGCTAACGAAAGCACAACAAAAGAAGTCCTAGAAACAAAGAAAGTGCCTTTAGATATTCAAGCAGTTCTTACGGTTCTTGGAAGGCGCAAAAAATCTTTTAATGGTGGGGAGACATACCTTGCAAATTTGCAAAAGAGTCGTTTTCCAGCAGTTCTTATGATTCTTGAAAGATGCAAAAAGTATTTTAATTGTGGAGAGGTCAATCGTCTAAATTTGCAAGGTGCTTGTCTTCAAGATGTTGACCTTGAGAAGGCTCATCTTGAAGGGGCTAACCTTAGGAAAGCTCATCTTGAAGGGGCTGACCTTAGGAAAGCTCATCTTAAAGGAGCTGACCTTTATGGAGCGAATTTAATAGAAGCTAAACTTGAAGGAGCTAACCTTGAAAGAGCTAACCTTGAAGGAGCTAACTTTAAAGGAGCTAACCTTCAGGGAGCTAACCTTAAAGGAGCCGATTTTACAGAGATTTGCTTCAGTGGTAATAGTATTATCAAAGAGGCTAACTTTGAAGAGGCTCACCTTGAAGGGGCTAACCTTAAAAAAGCTTATCTTTGTGAAGCTAACCTTAAAAAAGCTCACTTTGAAGGAGCTAACCTTGAAGGAGAATCTCAAATTAGCTTTTAA
- a CDS encoding pyridoxamine 5'-phosphate oxidase family protein, with amino-acid sequence MVKLSEEMKTAFSKVKIFPVATASKEGIPNVVPIGFCQLVDDETIWISDNFMSKSLANLKENPNVAIYVWGPDTGGCFQIKGKTEIISSGEKFEKMKANVNAAKPGLPAKNLIEVKISDVFQCAPGPDAGKKLL; translated from the coding sequence ATGGTAAAATTAAGCGAAGAGATGAAAACTGCTTTTTCGAAGGTAAAGATCTTTCCCGTAGCTACGGCCTCAAAAGAAGGAATTCCGAATGTGGTACCTATAGGGTTCTGCCAGCTTGTAGATGATGAAACAATCTGGATATCAGATAACTTCATGTCCAAATCCCTGGCAAACCTGAAGGAAAATCCAAATGTGGCAATATATGTTTGGGGACCAGACACCGGTGGCTGCTTCCAGATAAAAGGTAAAACTGAAATTATCAGTTCCGGAGAAAAATTTGAAAAAATGAAAGCAAACGTGAATGCGGCAAAACCCGGACTTCCTGCAAAGAACCTTATCGAAGTAAAGATTAGCGACGTATTCCAGTGCGCTCCCGGCCCTGACGCAGGAAAGAAGTTACTCTAA
- a CDS encoding right-handed parallel beta-helix repeat-containing protein yields the protein MKTFPVVILSIILFMLLSPIAGAANQTDINQELQQGGIIHLPAGNYTLTDSIILQSNTILEGEPGTVITIPDHAGWPAWKPLISGNGVQNVTIQNVEINANSNGNSETPHGAGYYNCIYMIDCDNVQVYNCTFHDGLGDGLRIKRSKNIEFYNNLVYRLGHEGFFGIESQYIECFNNRITTRTNSGLRIWNSANVRFHDNVIDAQLDAGGGDPGIQIEDSKGTVSNVEIYNNVLNRTWGKGVWLVAYDAGVSNTQKVLIHHNLFYEIGQSYNIPSTGGIVNDGFQGTQIYNNVFDGVKNNAFRNQAGGQGTLIKDNIFTTTVQHTAIYQTGTGYAIADLVGANLSVTNNTFYNNEKGDAYQTSFSNVDFRDPETHQTSSGWTWTGSTWTCKFVKPMELGSIPLTTTIRLRLMSIIYRVYYITNYF from the coding sequence ATGAAAACATTTCCCGTTGTCATCTTATCTATCATTCTATTTATGTTACTGTCACCCATAGCTGGAGCAGCAAACCAAACTGATATTAACCAGGAGCTTCAGCAGGGAGGTATAATTCACCTTCCTGCTGGGAATTATACTTTGACAGACTCAATAATTCTTCAATCGAACACTATTCTGGAAGGTGAACCCGGAACTGTAATTACAATTCCGGATCACGCCGGATGGCCTGCATGGAAACCTTTAATCTCAGGAAATGGTGTTCAAAATGTCACAATTCAAAATGTAGAAATTAATGCAAACAGTAACGGAAATTCCGAAACTCCGCATGGCGCAGGATATTATAACTGCATCTATATGATCGATTGTGATAATGTACAGGTGTATAACTGCACTTTTCACGATGGTCTGGGAGATGGCCTGAGAATTAAAAGAAGTAAAAACATCGAATTTTATAATAATCTTGTTTACAGACTCGGACATGAAGGTTTCTTTGGCATTGAGAGTCAGTACATTGAATGCTTCAATAATCGAATAACTACAAGAACAAACAGTGGTCTCAGGATCTGGAACTCTGCAAATGTCAGATTCCATGACAATGTTATAGATGCACAATTGGATGCTGGCGGTGGTGATCCTGGCATCCAGATCGAAGATTCCAAAGGCACTGTAAGTAATGTAGAAATCTATAATAATGTCCTTAATAGAACATGGGGAAAAGGTGTCTGGTTAGTTGCCTATGATGCAGGAGTCTCAAACACTCAGAAGGTTCTGATCCATCACAATTTGTTCTATGAAATAGGACAGAGTTATAATATTCCATCTACAGGAGGCATAGTCAATGATGGATTCCAGGGCACTCAGATTTATAACAATGTTTTTGATGGGGTAAAAAATAACGCCTTTAGAAATCAAGCTGGAGGGCAAGGTACACTAATAAAAGACAATATTTTTACAACTACAGTTCAACATACTGCAATTTATCAGACGGGAACAGGATACGCGATCGCTGATCTTGTAGGAGCAAACCTTTCTGTAACTAATAATACTTTTTACAATAACGAAAAGGGGGATGCATATCAAACGAGTTTTTCTAATGTCGATTTTAGAGATCCTGAAACTCATCAGACTTCTTCCGGTTGGACCTGGACAGGCTCAACATGGACATGTAAGTTTGTAAAACCAATGGAATTGGGCTCTATTCCACTTACTACAACCATCAGGTTACGACTAATGTCAATAATATACAGAGTATATTATATTACAAATTATTTTTAA
- a CDS encoding GAF domain-containing protein, whose protein sequence is MSKVVSNSAKKGKSRQKACKYMNEAALCNALEMAKELISVINKVPVTVFLWRPEKYWPAEFVSENIKKFGYTVEEFTSGKVMYGNIVHPDDLERVERELLRRIEEDYVDFSQEYRILTKSDEVRWVEERTFIEADENGIVKYLKGIILDITERKRKEKLLYIQRDLGIALSTSSSLNETLDKLLDSCLQIDEINAGGIYLIDEETGDMTLAIHRGFSPNFVEYASHYSANSPNTKLVMIGQPVYKQHIDLLLTSRDDALRHENLRATAIIPVKSGKKVIAAFCLASSLEFEIPDSVRTVIETIATQFGVFISRIRLEEKLKECRKRKKS, encoded by the coding sequence ATGTCTAAAGTGGTTTCAAACTCGGCTAAGAAGGGGAAGAGCAGGCAAAAAGCCTGTAAATACATGAATGAAGCAGCTTTATGTAACGCTCTTGAAATGGCAAAGGAGCTGATCTCGGTAATAAATAAAGTTCCTGTCACGGTTTTTCTCTGGAGGCCGGAGAAGTACTGGCCTGCCGAGTTTGTCTCAGAAAACATAAAGAAATTCGGGTATACCGTAGAAGAGTTTACGTCAGGAAAAGTCATGTATGGCAATATTGTGCATCCTGATGACCTGGAAAGAGTGGAAAGAGAACTCTTAAGAAGGATAGAAGAAGATTACGTGGATTTCTCCCAGGAGTACCGCATCCTGACAAAATCAGATGAGGTGCGCTGGGTTGAAGAAAGGACTTTCATTGAAGCCGATGAAAATGGAATTGTAAAGTACCTTAAGGGAATAATCCTGGATATCACTGAACGGAAGAGGAAAGAAAAACTGCTCTATATCCAGAGAGACCTTGGAATCGCACTCAGCACTTCCAGTTCCCTGAACGAGACTCTTGATAAACTGCTGGATTCCTGCCTCCAGATAGATGAGATCAATGCCGGAGGTATTTATCTTATCGATGAAGAAACAGGAGATATGACGCTTGCCATTCACCGTGGTTTTTCCCCTAATTTTGTCGAGTATGCCTCCCATTACAGTGCCAATTCCCCTAATACGAAACTTGTTATGATAGGGCAGCCGGTTTATAAACAGCATATAGACCTTCTTCTCACTTCGAGAGATGACGCACTCCGGCATGAAAATCTCAGGGCTACCGCAATTATCCCCGTAAAATCAGGAAAAAAGGTTATTGCAGCTTTTTGTCTTGCTTCGAGCCTTGAATTCGAGATTCCTGACAGCGTGCGCACTGTCATTGAAACCATTGCAACGCAATTCGGAGTCTTTATATCTCGTATCCGCCTGGAAGAAAAACTAAAAGAATGCAGAAAGAGGAAAAAATCTTAA
- a CDS encoding GNAT family N-acetyltransferase, whose protein sequence is MDITIRNEKVEDFNQVENLTREAFWNLYVPGCNEHYLVHIMRDHPDFIKKLDFVAEYNGEIIGNIMYTKAWLYSEDGIKMEIASFGPISVLPKYQRKGVGSALIHHTIDIAKNDGINIIVIFGDPHNYCKHGFKSSKDFNISDLNGEYPYGMLALELKEGAVKGHNWKYKYSPVLEINEIDAEEYDKKFEHKEKGYNPSQEIFSISIRSYLK, encoded by the coding sequence ATGGATATTACAATTCGCAATGAAAAAGTAGAGGACTTCAATCAAGTAGAAAACTTAACGAGAGAAGCATTTTGGAATCTCTATGTACCTGGCTGTAATGAACATTATTTAGTACATATTATGAGAGATCATCCTGATTTTATTAAGAAACTTGATTTTGTTGCAGAATATAATGGTGAAATAATTGGCAACATTATGTACACCAAAGCCTGGTTGTATTCGGAAGATGGAATTAAGATGGAAATTGCGAGTTTTGGCCCCATAAGTGTATTACCAAAATATCAGCGGAAAGGTGTAGGCAGTGCATTAATTCACCACACAATTGATATTGCTAAAAACGATGGAATAAATATAATTGTTATATTCGGCGATCCCCATAACTATTGCAAGCACGGCTTTAAAAGCAGCAAAGATTTCAATATTAGTGATCTGAATGGTGAATACCCTTACGGCATGCTCGCTTTGGAATTAAAAGAAGGAGCTGTTAAAGGGCATAACTGGAAGTATAAATATAGTCCAGTATTGGAAATTAATGAAATTGATGCAGAAGAATATGACAAAAAATTTGAACATAAAGAAAAAGGATACAACCCTTCCCAGGAAATATTCTCAATTTCAATCAGATCATACCTAAAGTAA
- a CDS encoding pentapeptide repeat-containing protein: MLESDGNMLESKIIAAKSDDNYIENMLFEGETLSDVDIARIEFESVQLIQCQFNNCDFSKALFYNSVFDSCNFANCRFMDSYWKGSKMLKCKGDGGNFSKSCMKETSLTDDSFRYADFSSSVLENCTIYDCNFTEAFLSEIRLKKPKLKVVNFTGADFFKTLLKDIDLTDCIIDGITVSDTCKELRGAIVNAEQAIELARILGIKIV; this comes from the coding sequence ATGTTGGAAAGTGATGGAAATATGTTGGAAAGCAAAATTATAGCCGCAAAATCTGATGACAATTATATAGAAAATATGCTCTTTGAAGGCGAGACGCTTTCGGACGTCGATATCGCAAGGATAGAATTTGAATCGGTACAGTTAATACAATGCCAGTTCAACAATTGTGATTTTTCAAAAGCCCTCTTTTACAATTCGGTGTTTGATAGCTGTAATTTTGCGAATTGCAGATTTATGGACAGCTACTGGAAAGGCTCCAAAATGTTAAAATGCAAGGGCGATGGCGGTAACTTCAGCAAGAGCTGCATGAAAGAAACCTCTTTAACGGACGATTCTTTTCGATATGCAGATTTTTCAAGTTCTGTACTGGAGAACTGCACCATTTATGACTGCAATTTTACGGAAGCCTTCTTATCTGAGATTCGGCTAAAGAAACCAAAGCTGAAAGTGGTTAATTTCACAGGTGCGGATTTCTTTAAAACCTTACTCAAAGACATCGATTTAACGGATTGTATTATTGATGGGATTACAGTATCCGATACATGCAAGGAACTAAGAGGGGCTATAGTCAATGCAGAGCAAGCAATAGAACTTGCGCGGATTCTGGGAATCAAAATTGTGTAA
- a CDS encoding sugar O-acetyltransferase, whose amino-acid sequence MREEEKIFSGKMFDPRKKELKDIKHKAHTACQRYNAMDEYDPDRLPVIEEFIGGIGKKYYFQGPIQFNYGCHTFIGENFFANFNLMVMDDARIYIGDNVCFGPNVSLMATSHPLIAQERMGIDENGNTTMAEYAEEIHIGNNVWIACNVVVLGGVHIGNNVVLGAGSVVTKDIPDNHLAFGDPCRPVRPITEADSKKHLILEEDLKHFGYNIK is encoded by the coding sequence ATGAGAGAAGAAGAAAAGATATTTTCGGGCAAAATGTTTGATCCACGCAAAAAAGAACTGAAAGACATCAAGCATAAGGCGCACACTGCATGTCAAAGATACAATGCAATGGACGAATATGATCCCGACCGTTTGCCAGTTATCGAGGAATTCATCGGCGGCATCGGCAAGAAATATTATTTTCAAGGACCTATCCAGTTCAATTACGGCTGTCACACCTTTATTGGAGAAAACTTTTTTGCAAATTTCAATCTTATGGTGATGGACGACGCACGTATTTATATTGGTGACAATGTATGCTTCGGGCCAAATGTTTCGTTAATGGCCACTTCTCATCCCCTGATCGCCCAGGAACGTATGGGAATAGATGAAAACGGAAACACAACAATGGCTGAATACGCCGAAGAAATCCATATCGGCAACAATGTGTGGATCGCATGTAATGTTGTTGTATTGGGCGGCGTACATATAGGAAACAATGTAGTACTCGGTGCCGGCAGCGTCGTAACAAAAGATATTCCGGATAACCATCTTGCTTTTGGCGACCCTTGCCGTCCGGTTCGTCCGATCACCGAAGCCGACAGTAAAAAGCATTTGATTTTAGAAGAAGATCTCAAGCATTTTGGATATAACATTAAATAA
- a CDS encoding GAF domain-containing protein — protein MSKVVSNSAKNGSGKQKARKYMNEVALCNALEMAKELISVINKVPVTVFLWRPEKYWPAEFVSENIKKFEYTTEEFTSGKLLYGNIIHPDDLGMVERELSRRIEEGYVDYSQEYRILTKSGEIRWVDERTFIEADKNGTVKYLMGIVMDVTERKRKEKLLYIQRDLGIALSTSSSLNETLERLLDSCLQIDEINAGGIYLIDEETGDMTLAIQRGFSPNFVEHASSYTVNSPNAKLVVIGQPVYKQHIDLLLTSRDDALRHENLRATAIIPVKSGKKVIAAFYLASSLELEFPDSVRTALETIATQFGVFISRIRLEEKLKECRKRKKS, from the coding sequence ATGTCCAAAGTGGTTTCGAATTCGGCTAAGAATGGGAGCGGCAAGCAGAAAGCCCGTAAATACATGAATGAAGTAGCTTTATGTAACGCTCTTGAGATGGCAAAGGAGCTGATCTCGGTAATAAATAAAGTTCCTGTCACGGTTTTTCTCTGGAGGCCGGAGAAGTACTGGCCTGCCGAGTTTGTCTCAGAAAACATAAAGAAATTCGAGTATACTACCGAAGAATTTACATCCGGAAAACTTCTTTATGGCAATATCATACACCCTGATGACCTGGGAATGGTTGAAAGAGAACTCTCAAGAAGAATAGAAGAAGGTTACGTGGACTATTCTCAGGAGTATCGTATCCTGACGAAATCAGGTGAGATACGCTGGGTTGATGAAAGGACTTTCATTGAAGCGGATAAAAATGGGACTGTAAAGTACCTTATGGGAATAGTTATGGATGTTACTGAGCGGAAAAGAAAAGAAAAATTGCTCTACATCCAAAGAGACCTTGGAATCGCACTCAGCACTTCCAGTTCCCTGAACGAGACTCTTGAAAGACTACTGGATTCCTGCCTTCAGATAGATGAGATCAATGCCGGAGGTATTTATCTTATCGATGAAGAAACAGGAGATATGACACTTGCAATTCAACGTGGTTTTTCACCTAATTTTGTCGAGCATGCTTCCAGTTACACTGTGAATTCCCCTAATGCGAAACTTGTTGTGATAGGGCAGCCGGTTTATAAACAACACATAGACCTTCTTCTCACTTCGAGAGATGACGCACTCCGACATGAAAATCTCAGGGCTACCGCAATTATCCCCGTAAAATCAGGAAAAAAGGTTATTGCAGCTTTTTATCTTGCTTCGAGCCTTGAACTCGAGTTTCCAGATAGCGTACGCACTGCACTCGAAACCATTGCAACGCAATTCGGAGTCTTTATATCTCGTATCCGCCTGGAAGAAAAACTAAAAGAATGCAGAAAGAGGAAAAAATCTTAA
- a CDS encoding DUF1638 domain-containing protein: MSVLGIIACGMLEDELVHVLSKDRELQQLIIVENRESSVFLRKLRLRNCNPRTAFLDRIPMLLKGYSSSGFRVPARLISSFPILKKFCRKRKHSEEVSVVVNLLSLGLHADLEILKAEVYRNIREMVSFSDRILVFYGICGHALGKLEEDLADLECPLFFLKDQNGETIEDCISLALGGNEAYARAMAKFQGMGTIYLTPMWASSWKKLENETGNRDFNKHYLKNPLYCLAAKIDSGLADNPEFHANVKEFAFTFDMKVVNLRGSLEITEQSYMNARNGATEKQ; the protein is encoded by the coding sequence ATGTCTGTACTGGGCATTATTGCCTGCGGGATGCTCGAAGACGAGCTTGTACATGTATTATCAAAAGACCGTGAGTTACAGCAGCTAATCATTGTGGAAAACAGGGAAAGCTCAGTTTTCCTCCGTAAGCTCAGGTTGAGAAATTGCAACCCAAGAACAGCTTTTCTGGACCGGATCCCGATGCTCCTGAAAGGCTATTCCAGCTCTGGTTTTAGAGTTCCTGCAAGGCTTATTTCAAGCTTTCCTATCCTCAAAAAGTTTTGCAGAAAAAGGAAACACAGTGAAGAGGTAAGTGTTGTCGTAAACCTGTTAAGCTTGGGCCTACATGCCGATCTTGAGATTTTAAAGGCTGAAGTTTACAGAAATATCCGTGAGATGGTGTCTTTTTCAGATAGAATCCTGGTTTTTTATGGGATCTGCGGGCATGCACTTGGAAAACTGGAAGAAGATTTAGCTGATCTCGAATGCCCGCTTTTCTTCCTGAAAGACCAAAACGGAGAAACCATAGAGGACTGCATCAGTCTGGCACTTGGAGGAAACGAAGCTTATGCAAGGGCCATGGCCAAATTCCAGGGTATGGGAACGATCTACCTGACCCCAATGTGGGCTTCTAGCTGGAAGAAGCTGGAAAATGAAACAGGGAACCGGGACTTCAACAAGCATTATCTGAAAAATCCACTCTACTGCCTGGCTGCAAAAATAGATAGCGGACTTGCAGACAATCCGGAGTTTCATGCAAATGTTAAAGAGTTTGCCTTCACCTTTGATATGAAAGTTGTGAATCTCAGAGGAAGTCTGGAAATTACCGAACAGTCTTACATGAATGCCCGAAACGGCGCAACTGAAAAACAATAA